The following proteins come from a genomic window of bacterium HR17:
- the dsbD_2 gene encoding Thiol:disulfide interchange protein DsbD: MRCVRGGVLGCIVGVFVASVAAAPHNWAAALQRAKTERKFVLAYFADPDCFTCQRYRAETLDNPQLAALLRRFVVVSLPMPQSAGQLRKLVPGWQEVLPVVVFTDAKGTPQDYIVGHLNATTFAAALRAFLRGQRSDAVERRLQRRPHDLATLYEAAVWFLERGDGARGLPLAEKVLAKDPDNRKGYHAPMLVHRGLFYTMHRARIAHRALDDFRAVVTRFPQAPVADEARFYLAVTHLALGQDAEARRWLVAVLRVSKSPTLRAQAQKLLRFLDAEPPADLRRGDGP; this comes from the coding sequence ATGCGCTGTGTCCGGGGAGGCGTGCTTGGTTGTATCGTTGGGGTGTTTGTTGCCTCGGTGGCGGCGGCGCCGCACAATTGGGCAGCGGCGCTGCAACGGGCGAAAACGGAACGCAAGTTCGTCTTGGCTTACTTTGCCGACCCTGATTGTTTCACCTGTCAACGCTACCGTGCGGAGACTCTGGACAACCCTCAGTTGGCGGCGTTGTTGCGACGGTTCGTTGTGGTGTCCCTTCCCATGCCCCAATCGGCGGGGCAGTTGCGCAAGTTGGTGCCCGGTTGGCAAGAGGTGCTGCCAGTGGTGGTGTTCACGGATGCAAAGGGGACGCCGCAAGACTACATCGTCGGGCATCTAAACGCTACCACTTTTGCAGCGGCTTTGCGGGCGTTTTTAAGGGGACAACGGTCGGACGCGGTAGAGCGGCGCTTGCAACGACGCCCCCACGACTTAGCGACGCTTTACGAAGCAGCGGTCTGGTTTCTGGAACGCGGCGACGGAGCGCGCGGGTTACCGCTGGCGGAGAAGGTGTTGGCGAAAGACCCCGACAACCGCAAAGGTTACCATGCACCGATGCTGGTGCATCGGGGGTTGTTTTACACGATGCATCGTGCCCGTATCGCCCACCGTGCGCTGGACGACTTTCGTGCGGTGGTGACACGGTTTCCACAGGCACCCGTCGCCGACGAAGCGCGTTTTTATCTGGCGGTCACCCACTTGGCGTTGGGGCAAGACGCCGAAGCGCGTCGCTGGCTGGTGGCGGTTCTGCGGGTCAGCAAATCGCCGACACTGCGGGCGCAAGCCCAAAAGTTACTGCGCTTTTTGGACGCCGAACCGCCCGCTGACCTGCGGCGGGGCGACGGACCGTGA
- the ogt gene encoding Methylated-DNA--protein-cysteine methyltransferase encodes MGVAICCVPRWGWIGVGATEQGIAQVVLPRPDRIAVAHRLAPFADRTAMALADQCAFLLQRYLCGDAVDLAVVPIDWRVVAAAHKPILQTLQRTVPLGQTITYGELARRCGVPRGARLVGQAMAKNPVPLLVPCHRVVRANGALGGFGGGLALKARLLALERAIATRGKGDSGCCLRSAF; translated from the coding sequence GTGGGCGTTGCGATATGTTGTGTGCCCCGATGGGGCTGGATCGGTGTCGGCGCTACAGAACAAGGAATCGCGCAGGTCGTGCTGCCCCGCCCTGACCGTATAGCTGTGGCACACCGCCTCGCCCCGTTTGCGGACAGAACAGCGATGGCGCTTGCCGATCAATGCGCCTTTTTGTTACAGCGTTATTTGTGCGGCGACGCAGTGGACTTGGCTGTTGTGCCGATTGACTGGCGCGTCGTCGCCGCTGCCCACAAGCCCATCTTGCAAACGCTGCAGCGCACGGTTCCGCTGGGGCAGACAATCACCTATGGCGAACTGGCGCGACGCTGCGGCGTGCCGCGTGGGGCACGGTTGGTCGGGCAAGCAATGGCAAAAAACCCTGTCCCGTTGTTAGTGCCTTGCCATCGGGTTGTCCGTGCCAATGGGGCGCTAGGTGGGTTCGGCGGCGGGCTCGCCCTGAAGGCTCGTTTGTTGGCGTTGGAACGCGCTATCGCAACGAGGGGCAAGGGAGATTCTGGGTGCTGTCTGCGCTCTGCGTTTTAG
- the glmS_2 gene encoding Glutamine--fructose-6-phosphate aminotransferase [isomerizing] — MAGKLPRWAQKLLAKYPDAERPTPDNPMPAWLENELRRVPLWYHIREATDDPRFAPPFHLIEDVRRQPHLLRQTFTWREQLSALADRIIAEGYEHLVFIGCGSAFYTSLLGAFVFPRLTGLTAEGVEAWEFHNYWQPHQRKTLVIAQSATGGSFEVLEAVKRAKTAFGLPTFALTNTLDSPLEALADATVAFPTGQKTGPDICVIPTRLMLLYLFAFELGKRTRFNLPLVERLEAALTTVPDSVERFLQEQDEPVQRLAQKHHRQSCLFVVGGGPNWFTALEVALKIEEESRTPCRTYQTADYPHMAISLLAPDRTTLVIAPPGPSYDRLHTCVRTAKAGGSPTIGVVVAGDDRIAYEADDVIVVPSVDELLFPVSGTVVGQLFGYYLGVAKGVNPDTLGTDHLSHAKAWLTAFPLGTH; from the coding sequence ATGGCAGGAAAACTGCCCCGATGGGCGCAAAAGTTGCTGGCTAAGTATCCCGACGCTGAACGCCCCACACCTGACAACCCGATGCCAGCGTGGCTGGAAAACGAATTGCGTCGCGTGCCGTTGTGGTATCACATCCGCGAAGCGACCGACGACCCCCGCTTTGCCCCGCCCTTTCACCTCATTGAAGATGTCCGTCGCCAACCGCACCTGTTGCGGCAAACCTTTACCTGGCGGGAGCAATTAAGCGCCCTCGCCGACCGTATCATCGCTGAAGGTTATGAGCATCTGGTCTTCATCGGTTGCGGTTCAGCCTTTTACACCTCGCTGTTGGGTGCCTTCGTTTTCCCCCGCCTGACGGGTTTGACGGCAGAAGGCGTGGAAGCGTGGGAGTTCCACAACTATTGGCAACCTCATCAGCGCAAAACCCTCGTCATCGCCCAGTCGGCGACGGGGGGCAGTTTTGAAGTATTGGAAGCCGTCAAGCGTGCCAAGACTGCCTTCGGCTTACCGACTTTTGCCCTCACCAACACCCTTGACAGCCCGTTAGAAGCCCTCGCCGATGCGACCGTCGCCTTTCCGACAGGGCAAAAAACTGGTCCTGACATTTGCGTCATCCCGACCCGCTTGATGCTCCTTTACCTGTTCGCCTTTGAATTGGGCAAGCGGACGCGATTCAACTTGCCCCTTGTGGAACGCTTAGAAGCAGCACTGACGACGGTGCCTGACAGCGTGGAACGCTTTTTGCAGGAACAGGATGAACCCGTTCAACGCCTCGCCCAAAAACATCACCGGCAAAGTTGCCTGTTCGTCGTCGGGGGCGGACCAAATTGGTTTACGGCGTTGGAAGTGGCGCTGAAGATTGAAGAGGAGTCACGCACGCCTTGCCGCACTTACCAAACCGCCGATTACCCGCACATGGCGATTTCGCTCCTTGCCCCCGACCGAACGACGCTGGTCATCGCGCCCCCTGGACCGAGTTACGACCGCCTGCACACTTGCGTGCGGACAGCGAAAGCCGGTGGCTCTCCGACGATCGGCGTCGTCGTGGCGGGGGATGACCGCATCGCTTACGAAGCGGACGATGTCATCGTTGTGCCCAGCGTGGACGAATTGCTTTTCCCCGTCAGCGGCACCGTCGTCGGTCAGTTGTTCGGTTACTACTTGGGCGTCGCTAAAGGCGTCAACCCTGACACCTTAGGCACCGACCACCTTTCCCACGCCAAAGCGTGGCTAACCGCCTTCCCTTTGGGGACACATTGA
- the iolX_13 gene encoding scyllo-inositol 2-dehydrogenase (NAD(+)), giving the protein MASVVRIGLIGSGFVSTFYMQGLKDVAGHEVKIVASPHAERSEAFAKRWNIPEWTTDIDGTIRRTDLDLIILGVPNFVHAELAVKCAQAGKNVVCTKPLARNKQEAKRMLEAVKAAGVLHGYAETEVFSPAVMKAREFIERGSIGKVLMVRSREAHAGPHADWFWQKELAGGGALLDMGCHMVEAARYFVGKDNPIVEVLAWGDRLYHHDRTDAEDNAVLLMRFEGGQLAIAETSWTARGGLDLRNEVYGTDGAIFTDVTRETGIRVFALKGAGYIVEKGETDIGWLIPPIEEAWVYGYREEMKHFVECVAQNTMPRETFEDGYIVNCVLDAAYRSMATKQWERVDYN; this is encoded by the coding sequence ATGGCGTCCGTCGTGCGAATCGGCTTAATCGGTAGCGGGTTCGTGTCCACCTTCTACATGCAAGGGCTGAAGGATGTCGCGGGGCATGAGGTCAAAATCGTGGCGTCGCCTCATGCGGAACGCAGTGAAGCCTTCGCTAAACGCTGGAACATCCCTGAATGGACGACGGACATTGACGGGACGATCCGCCGCACCGACCTTGACCTCATCATCTTGGGCGTCCCCAACTTCGTCCACGCCGAACTAGCGGTCAAATGCGCGCAGGCGGGCAAAAATGTCGTCTGCACAAAACCGCTGGCGCGCAACAAGCAGGAAGCCAAACGGATGCTGGAAGCGGTCAAAGCAGCGGGTGTGCTGCACGGGTATGCGGAAACAGAGGTGTTCAGCCCTGCCGTCATGAAAGCGCGCGAGTTCATTGAACGGGGCAGTATCGGGAAGGTGCTGATGGTGCGGTCGCGAGAAGCCCACGCCGGTCCGCATGCCGATTGGTTCTGGCAGAAGGAACTGGCAGGCGGTGGGGCGCTTTTGGACATGGGTTGCCACATGGTGGAAGCAGCGCGCTACTTCGTCGGTAAGGACAATCCCATTGTGGAGGTCTTAGCGTGGGGTGACCGCCTTTACCATCACGACCGCACCGATGCCGAAGACAACGCTGTGCTGCTGATGCGGTTTGAAGGGGGACAATTGGCGATCGCAGAGACGAGTTGGACGGCGCGGGGTGGATTGGACTTGCGCAACGAAGTCTATGGCACGGACGGCGCGATCTTTACGGATGTGACGCGAGAGACGGGCATCCGTGTGTTCGCCCTCAAAGGGGCAGGCTACATCGTTGAAAAAGGCGAGACAGACATCGGTTGGCTCATCCCACCCATTGAAGAGGCGTGGGTCTACGGCTACCGCGAAGAGATGAAGCATTTCGTGGAGTGCGTCGCGCAGAACACCATGCCCCGCGAAACCTTTGAAGACGGTTACATCGTCAACTGCGTGTTAGACGCTGCCTATCGGTCTATGGCGACGAAACAGTGGGAACGCGTGGATTACAATTAG
- the glkA gene encoding Glucokinase — MRRQDLVGFVGVDIGGQTTRVGTFDERGRLKVISFATAPDFTAECELIAQAARQLLPKGIQRVAVGSPGPLDWRTRRLTGKTPNLPWADVSFARLEKLVGCEVLLDNDANVAGLGEATLGAGKGKRFIAGFTLGTGIGHFQVKDGRIYHGRLDVEAGHQILDPNGPECGCGQRGCLEAFASATAIQKRYGVPPHALNDPKAWEEIAFRLAQGLTNAAVFVCPDALILTGGMLARGAMLLTPLRRFYDEMLKVYPPRYRPPVLTAKLGDKAGVVGAIVLAKVGHTE; from the coding sequence TTGCGACGGCAAGACCTCGTCGGCTTCGTCGGTGTGGACATCGGCGGTCAAACGACCCGTGTCGGCACTTTTGATGAACGGGGACGCTTGAAAGTCATCAGTTTCGCGACGGCACCCGATTTCACGGCAGAATGCGAACTTATCGCCCAAGCGGCGCGACAGTTGTTGCCCAAGGGTATTCAGCGCGTGGCGGTCGGTTCGCCCGGACCGTTGGACTGGCGGACGCGCCGCCTCACGGGCAAAACGCCCAACCTACCTTGGGCAGATGTCAGTTTCGCCCGCTTGGAAAAACTGGTCGGGTGCGAGGTGTTGCTGGACAACGACGCCAATGTCGCCGGCTTGGGCGAAGCGACTTTGGGTGCAGGCAAGGGCAAACGCTTCATCGCAGGTTTTACGCTGGGCACGGGCATCGGGCACTTTCAGGTCAAAGACGGGCGCATCTATCACGGGCGCTTGGATGTGGAGGCAGGGCACCAAATCCTTGACCCCAACGGTCCTGAATGTGGGTGCGGGCAACGGGGATGCCTGGAAGCCTTCGCGTCGGCGACCGCCATCCAAAAGCGCTATGGCGTTCCGCCCCACGCATTGAACGACCCAAAGGCGTGGGAAGAGATCGCCTTTCGGTTGGCACAAGGATTGACCAACGCAGCGGTGTTCGTTTGCCCCGACGCATTGATTTTGACCGGCGGGATGTTGGCGCGGGGCGCAATGTTGCTGACGCCTTTACGGCGCTTCTACGACGAAATGCTCAAGGTTTACCCGCCCCGCTACCGACCGCCCGTTTTGACCGCTAAGTTGGGCGACAAAGCCGGTGTCGTCGGCGCAATCGTGTTGGCAAAAGTCGGGCACACTGAATGA